The proteins below come from a single Treponema phagedenis genomic window:
- the surE gene encoding 5'/3'-nucleotidase SurE has translation MKILLTNDDGYGSAGIQTLFELLEGKHEVVMIAPHIDRSAISHAITMNDPIEFIKKEKNMYTCSGTPVDCVAAGIMSIFNGEKPDLVLSGINCGGNLGTDIVFSGTVAAARQAVMHAIPGIAVSLMQSDNGDYNFDALANFVLQNLDTLAKMSYFDVLVNINAKSAPSYSHASFASISRRIFKSKGEIITHAEGKKQFLYGGGTIETENDGTSDWDIVMNGGISVSQVYAQPVLDKKTSESPIFKF, from the coding sequence ATGAAAATATTACTTACAAATGATGACGGATACGGCTCGGCGGGAATCCAAACACTTTTTGAACTTTTAGAAGGAAAACATGAGGTGGTGATGATTGCTCCCCACATTGATCGGTCGGCAATTTCTCATGCGATCACCATGAATGACCCTATAGAATTTATCAAAAAAGAAAAAAACATGTATACTTGTTCAGGTACCCCGGTTGACTGTGTTGCAGCCGGAATTATGAGTATTTTTAACGGAGAAAAACCTGATTTGGTGCTTTCGGGAATTAACTGCGGAGGAAATCTCGGCACGGATATTGTATTTTCCGGCACGGTGGCTGCCGCCCGTCAGGCGGTTATGCATGCGATTCCCGGAATTGCGGTGAGTTTAATGCAATCCGACAATGGAGACTACAACTTTGACGCTCTTGCAAACTTTGTACTGCAAAATCTTGACACATTAGCAAAAATGTCTTATTTCGATGTATTAGTAAATATCAACGCGAAGTCCGCTCCTTCATATTCTCACGCCTCTTTTGCCTCAATATCGCGCAGAATATTTAAATCAAAGGGTGAAATTATTACGCATGCAGAGGGAAAAAAGCAATTCTTGTATGGCGGAGGAACAATAGAAACCGAAAATGACGGAACAAGCGATTGGGATATTGTAATGAACGGCGGTATTTCTGTTTCGCAGGTATATGCACAACCTGTTTTGGACAAAAAAACTTCCGAGTCGCCTATATTTAAGTTTTAA
- a CDS encoding tetratricopeptide repeat protein translates to MNALAEGIALYKKGRYTDALTELLQITSTSSETNIDLAYYIGLCYARLDRFDDALIYLEQIVTGNADIARVYQCRLILSYIYTKTDRTRLAEFELSKLIQAGYESVQVYASLGFLAYEHGETDKAVQYYQKALDMQEENATALNGLGYILADSGRELTRSLSLCKEAVEQKPDNGAYLDSLAWVYHKLGFSLEARTYIKRAAEKLPNNKLVQKHKTIIMTEHKEDWQK, encoded by the coding sequence ATGAATGCCTTAGCGGAGGGAATAGCACTGTATAAAAAAGGCCGTTATACGGATGCTTTAACGGAATTATTACAAATTACTTCAACCTCGTCCGAAACAAATATTGATTTAGCGTATTATATCGGGCTTTGCTATGCGCGTTTGGATCGTTTTGACGACGCCCTTATATATCTTGAACAAATTGTAACGGGAAATGCGGATATTGCCCGTGTATATCAGTGCCGCCTGATTCTTTCATATATCTACACAAAAACAGATCGAACAAGACTTGCCGAATTTGAATTGTCAAAACTAATACAGGCGGGGTATGAATCCGTACAAGTCTATGCGTCATTAGGATTTTTAGCCTATGAACACGGAGAAACGGATAAAGCCGTTCAATATTATCAAAAGGCATTGGATATGCAAGAGGAAAATGCTACCGCCTTAAACGGTTTAGGGTATATTCTTGCCGATAGCGGCAGGGAGCTTACCCGTTCTTTATCCTTATGCAAAGAAGCGGTAGAACAAAAACCGGATAACGGTGCATATCTTGACTCTTTGGCATGGGTATATCACAAACTTGGATTTTCCTTGGAAGCACGTACCTATATTAAACGCGCGGCAGAAAAACTTCCGAATAATAAACTAGTACAAAAACATAAAACAATAATTATGACAGAGCATAAAGAGGATTGGCAAAAATGA
- a CDS encoding 6-bladed beta-propeller encodes MKHGILKNIFLFFLFFCFTGVNLRAQTNSLQPKITTADTALGSEEFRRGVQAYYRGAFNDAIRLLEKALSYIPENPLILEWLGNAYYRSGVEGSALQHWEHAEETEFGSILLKNKIEIVKERRNMLPDFPDMLTFSESISFSALNDGNYLFRRPASIVSMPDGSFWLTAYGSNELIRFDVNGVILTRTKGPIQGFDRPFDVIRMHNGDLLVSEFAADRISRLTKDGKFISSFGTKGRGNGEFIGPQFLAVDNYDNIYVTDFGNARIVVFSPDGKALFTFGNKDGIFPGFIAPAGIAIINGLLYAADAVKGCIYTFDTAGNYIGTLLPDDSLKYIESMRVWKNNLLVSSLSTVSLIDISLASIYRIASLGAAPSRIIGVAPDANGNIVLADYKNEKIEIVSHITELAGGLFVTIERVYSDRFPKVTVNLRVQNRNGTPVVGLNDSNFLITEENHPVNDLKLEGSAYLNDNCDICILVDQAPSSDEEKKLIQSAIKEIAKAMGEKGQIHIVSASNIPVLEGKFSPSQLVSEDFHFKAGQSAHRKFDLGLRLAATELINAEQKRAVIFLSSDNTFAHSFDRYGINDLTAYLNNNMIKFYAVSLKKQASSTELNYLAAKTGGKTAYIYAERGIAPLIQDLLEAPIGTYMLSYTSILPTDFGRAYLPIEAEVHILSRSGKDKTGYFAPLE; translated from the coding sequence ATGAAGCACGGCATTCTTAAAAATATTTTTCTTTTTTTTCTATTTTTCTGTTTTACAGGCGTGAATTTGCGCGCACAGACAAATTCTTTGCAGCCGAAAATCACTACTGCGGATACTGCACTCGGATCCGAAGAATTTAGGCGTGGAGTCCAAGCTTACTACCGCGGAGCTTTTAACGATGCAATTCGACTTTTGGAAAAAGCGCTTTCATACATCCCTGAAAATCCCCTGATTCTTGAATGGCTTGGCAATGCCTATTACCGAAGCGGCGTTGAAGGCTCCGCTTTGCAGCATTGGGAACATGCGGAGGAAACAGAGTTTGGCAGCATTCTTTTAAAAAATAAAATAGAGATTGTAAAAGAGCGCCGCAACATGTTGCCGGATTTCCCCGACATGTTGACCTTTTCCGAAAGTATTTCTTTTTCAGCCTTGAATGACGGCAACTATCTTTTTCGCCGTCCCGCATCTATTGTCTCGATGCCTGACGGAAGTTTTTGGCTTACCGCTTATGGCTCCAATGAGCTTATTCGATTTGACGTAAACGGTGTTATCCTTACCAGAACAAAGGGGCCGATACAGGGTTTTGATCGTCCCTTTGATGTAATTCGTATGCATAATGGAGATTTGCTGGTTTCGGAATTCGCCGCCGATAGAATTTCCCGCCTCACAAAGGACGGAAAATTTATCTCTTCATTCGGCACAAAAGGAAGAGGAAACGGAGAGTTTATTGGCCCTCAATTTTTAGCAGTAGATAATTATGATAATATTTATGTAACTGATTTCGGAAATGCGCGAATTGTAGTTTTTTCTCCCGACGGAAAAGCGTTATTTACATTTGGAAACAAGGATGGCATTTTTCCCGGGTTTATTGCTCCCGCAGGTATTGCGATTATAAACGGGCTTTTGTATGCTGCCGATGCAGTAAAGGGCTGCATATACACCTTTGATACCGCAGGCAATTATATCGGAACCTTATTGCCCGATGATTCATTAAAATATATTGAGTCCATGCGCGTATGGAAAAATAATTTACTTGTCTCTTCCTTAAGCACCGTATCTTTGATTGATATTTCGCTTGCATCAATTTATCGCATTGCAAGTCTCGGAGCCGCTCCAAGCAGAATTATCGGAGTAGCACCAGATGCAAACGGCAACATCGTGCTTGCGGATTATAAAAACGAGAAAATCGAAATCGTTTCTCATATTACCGAACTTGCGGGCGGGCTGTTTGTAACAATTGAGCGTGTATATTCGGATCGCTTTCCGAAGGTAACGGTGAATTTACGAGTACAAAACAGAAATGGAACGCCGGTGGTCGGATTAAATGATTCAAACTTTTTGATAACCGAAGAAAATCATCCGGTAAATGATTTAAAGCTTGAAGGATCCGCATACTTAAATGACAATTGCGATATCTGCATTCTGGTTGATCAGGCGCCTTCTTCGGATGAAGAAAAAAAACTTATTCAATCGGCAATTAAAGAGATTGCAAAGGCGATGGGGGAAAAAGGACAGATACATATTGTTTCCGCCTCGAATATTCCCGTACTTGAAGGAAAATTCTCTCCTTCGCAGTTGGTGTCTGAAGACTTTCATTTTAAAGCGGGACAGTCTGCTCATCGAAAATTTGATCTCGGCTTACGACTTGCCGCAACCGAGCTTATCAATGCGGAACAAAAAAGAGCGGTTATATTTTTGTCGTCGGATAACACTTTTGCACATAGTTTTGATCGATACGGTATAAACGATTTAACCGCATATTTGAATAATAATATGATTAAGTTTTATGCGGTGAGTTTAAAAAAGCAGGCTTCGTCAACCGAATTAAACTATCTTGCTGCTAAAACCGGCGGAAAAACTGCTTATATTTATGCGGAGCGAGGTATTGCACCGCTTATTCAGGATTTACTGGAAGCCCCAATCGGTACCTATATGCTTTCGTACACCTCAATTTTACCCACCGATTTCGGCAGGGCGTATCTTCCGATAGAAGCCGAGGTACATATTTTAAGCAGATCGGGAAAGGATAAAACCGGTTATTTTGCGCCGTTGGAATAA